The Nicotiana tomentosiformis chromosome 2, ASM39032v3, whole genome shotgun sequence genome includes the window tggtaggcatagacaTGGGCAGATTTaaagcacgtgagatgcacatgcaggagataaatAAAATatggcataataatagatatctcctgatcgaaaagattgcataattgataaggagaaggacttcttaatcaaagagaacactatccaagataagggaggagttagaggttgagatcaactagaactcttccaccaaggaagagtagcattagaactctagttgttttctactctactaactctataaatcgcaggatgaTCTCATTCTATAGGTAATGCACAAagtagaagttaaacgtgaattgagagcaaaatagcaaggcattatgcaagcagttcgtgtgtgattcaagtgtgcgaacctgaagctacatgaaccagatagaagaaccagctccaagtgtatgtcttttattctagttcaattgtagtaggcattttcatattgtacctttcagctttatctagaggcaattgtaataggcactcagagtattcaagttagagttaacttgaagttgtcgcagcagttagaggccggttgccacaacgggattagagttaatcctaggtttacaaaagtattttgtaaatgctatttttggctcagtgatttcgtggagagtttggaaaaatcttACTGgaaagtaggtcgtgattttttcaccttttgagccaggtgttttccacgtaaaatacttgtgtgtctttaatttctgtatttattattccgcaacagtagtataaggaacacatagaagaaccaggtccttctgtAATCTGTGCACGTGAAATATTGGACACCACATAAATcatccctcccctccccccctcctccctgtatggtattgaagttaaaacatcactACTGCATACTTTCTCTTACTGTGAATCTTTTTAACCCTTTTATTGTTTTATCTATAGAGTCTTCTTGTTGCTAGTGCAATTGCTTGTACTCCTTCTTCCCCTTTTTCCCTTCTTATTGCATACTTTTCTGCTTTCATTTTTCTTACTGCATACgtatattgtagtaatttaagatttattatatatttttcttctttattccTACTTATGATGTCATTATTAATAAATATTGTGCTTTATTATAAATTTAAAATTCTCGTTTTATATGTCTTCTAGATAGACTAATAAATAATATTCATTCATCTGATTGCTTGATCATGTAAGATTTCAATAATAAACTAAAAAATTACGATGTTGACAGACAATATATTATGCAATGTAAGAGATAACTCAATAGAATTGATGCCAATAAATTTAATAGGGATTCTTTTAATGAGAAAGACTTttttaaacaaaaataaattatcAGCAAAATTAACTACAATTTCACAAGTTACATTAGCTTTAATTAAACTATAAAtctttttgtgtaaattattgtgaaagaaaataatattttagttGCCAAGAAAGAACCAACAAAGAAGTACGCTTTTGAGATAATTAAAGTAAAAAATTTGCATTTAGATATAAAAATTTATGAAGTATTATTTTTTTgagtaaataatattaaatatcacATATTTGTTACGCTGATCAATCAACACTAAAACAATATAAATCAAACGAAGAAATGAGAAAGATAAATGGGACCTCTAGGTACATCACTAATTATTAGAAAGAAAGTTGGGTGGGGTGGGACATTGGGGCCCACGTGAGGGATTGGAGGGTAGAAGTGTGATGATGTTTGATGAAATAAGCTCAGGGGCAATTTAGTCAAATCACTCAAAAAATTATGTTGAAGCTACCGTAAAGTAAAGCAATCATATTGCTTTATTTTAACTGAAATTACCAAAACGCCCTTTATGTGCCAAGCATGTTGACCATCAGCTGCTTATCCTCTCTTATATATAAGCAgtagatatacatatatatatgaactatttttatgtaaatattttatctttttctGAAACCGCCAGCTAAAAGTCTTAAGCATTACTCCTAAGATCAATGTGtcatttagaagaaaaaaaactaaTATTTTATAATGGTGAATTAATTAGTGTGTATCTTGTAAATTGCTTTAGAGGTTATACATATAACTGATATGCCCagtcaaattttattttttaaaattattaactaCAATTGAATATAATGGTGCAAATAAATTTTTGTTAGCTATTTAAAACCTTAGTCCTAGTATTTTTGTTTTATAATGTAAGTAACGAATTAAAGGAgatataaaagataaaataattaaatttttgtctATTAACAAGTTTAGTTGGATATTACCGAACAAAAGGTTATATCCTTATATCGTATTGACTCGAAAGTCGATATTCCTCcttatattatgtaattatataGTTTATTATTTTCATATAGCAGGAAATATAAGGTTTTTCTTAATATACAATAAAATAGTCTAAAGGTTAGTGTAATTTTGTTTGTagtataattatttcaaatttcaCATGTATATGAAATAGTAAAACATTTATTAATAGTAAAACATTTATAAGtagtaaaatatataattattttcttaatatgtATTCTCTAAATTAATTCTATTTCTACTCAATTCCGAATATAGTTATTTATTATGAATATTATACCAAAATAGCCTAATTATAACACTAAAATAATAATTATGTTCACATCTAATTTCACCTTGCTAAACTAATTTCAAGGCAGTGTCTCCTATAAATAAGTCCTTCTTCACTTGATGTTATTCACTCCTCTAATAATTCTAGGCGAAAGAAAAATGGCCCAACAATTCAACTTTCTCCTCCTCTCAAGCCTCTCAATCATTGTCGTTGCTTCTTCTTTCTTTCATGTCTCTTCCGCAACGAGTGGTCTGAGACATAATTTTCTTGATGGTGAGCAACCCATAAAAAATCCAAATGACCCTAAAGTTGTGGAAATCGCAACATTTGCTGTGAATGAGCACAATAAGGAGGCTAAAAGCAAATTTCGACTTGTAAGAGTGATAGCAGGAGGAACTGATGTAATTCCTGACGGTACCGTTTATCAACTAGAAATCAGCGTCAGTGAATCAAATGTTAT containing:
- the LOC117279046 gene encoding cysteine proteinase inhibitor 4-like; its protein translation is MAQQFNFLLLSSLSIIVVASSFFHVSSATSGLRHNFLDGEQPIKNPNDPKVVEIATFAVNEHNKEAKSKFRLVRVIAGGTDVIPDGTVYQLEISVSESNVITTRLVAILVNRNNVKELLSFE